Below is a window of Eschrichtius robustus isolate mEscRob2 chromosome 13, mEscRob2.pri, whole genome shotgun sequence DNA.
ctctctgccctctgaccCTACCTGCCCCAGTCTCTGGCTGCCCATTTTTTCTGCGTCTGCTTCAGACCCTATCACTGTCTCTCTGTTCCTTCTcattctgtctctccctctgcagCTCTCTTTACCTGGCTGTGTCCCCCTGCATCTGTTTCTCTGTGTCTCCCTCCGTTCGTCTCTCCTTCCCTCTACATTGCTCTACCTCGCTGTGCCTCTTTACAAAtgcctctctctctgtcactgTCTTTCTCCCCCCTCCCATTCCCCGGTTCTATTCCTATTCTCTGCCTTGCTGCCCCTGGGGGTCTGCAGCAGTCCAACGGGACAGCCTGGGGACACCTCGGGGCACTGCCCAGGGTCCCCTTCCCGGTCACCTCCACACGCCCGTCACCTTGGCGCGGGCTCCGTCTTCCCTCTGCAGCAGTGGGGCGTGGAGGGGGCGCCAGGGTGGGAAGACACAGTGCCCAGCATCTGCTCGGGAGCCCCGGGGCCCCTGACCCCCTCTGCCGCTATTAAGGACGCCGGGTCCCGAGGCTCTGAGATGATCATGATTGCATCAGCCAGACAGCCGCGGAGCCGGGAGCCGCGCAGCGAGCGAACCAGCGAGACAAAGACGCCTGCGCCATCTGTTTATGCAAAGCGCTCTCCGCCCGGGACCCCGGCGTCCCGGTGCCTGGCCCAGCTCGGGGCATAGGGTCATGAGTCCGCTACTGCCCGGCGCACCCGCCGCGCTGCGGCTCCCCCACTCCCCAGCACCCGGAGGGGCCGCGGGGCGAGCGGAActgaggggggcggggggtgttGATGTGATTGGAGCGGACGCGGCTCTTTCTTCAATAATGGATGGAGATGATGCGGACGGCGGAGCCAAGCCCGCccggagaggagagaggaatagaaatggggagaggaaggggcgggggcgggagacTCACCCTGGCGagcgcacacgcgcgcgcgcgcacacacacacacatatacgagCGTGCGTGCGTCACACTGTCATTCGAATATACGCCGCCGCGCGGCTCACACCCAGGCACACGCCCACGCACTGTCACTGAGGCACACACACCTGCAGGCAGAGACGCCCGAACAACACACACTCACCAGAAGCTCTTCCTGGTTCTCACACATACACGGTCCTGCAGGTAGAAGCGCACGTAAATGCCCACAAGCGGGGCACACGCAGGAGTGAAGAATGCACAGACACGTAGACCCGTCAAAGCACATATGTACATCTGACACCCAGGGGCTGAGACAGCCAAAAATCTTAAGAGGTTAGGGGTGGGGCAGATCGGGGACAAGACACATACTCAGCGGCACAGGCACACACCAGGGGCATACATACCAGGGgtccacacatatacacacacacaacacctgGGACTCTGATAGACACACATTCagggcacagacacacacatacacacacactacagaGCAGGGACACAGACACCCATAATCAGCAGGGGCACAGAGaaacccccttcccccttccccccacacacTCAGAGTTTCACACCCACACATGCCAGAGCTGCTGCCTGTGCCCTGCGGTGGCAAAGTGTGGCAGAGAGGTCACTGGGATCCTTGAAGCAGGCCTTGTTAGTCTAGCCATATAATGAGGTTCTGATGATAGGAGATTCCTGGGGCTGTGGACCCTGTGCCCCTGCTTGACTGCCTACAAACTTCCTTTCTTGGCCCCCAGGGCCAGTGGTGTAGACCTTAGGCCTCTCTGGCCACAGCCGACCCTGCCAGCCTCAACCCGGGTAGCTGGGGGAGAGGTGGGAAAGCCATAAAGGGATATTAGCAACTGCACAGGGAGACTCCCAGCACATCCCCAACACAGCCAGGAGGCAGGCTCATCCCTGGTGCTGCTCAATCTTCGGACTTCAAGGGGCACTTTCTTTGCTAAGAGCCGGGTGGGCACTGGGGAGGGGTAGGACGTGGGTTGTGTTCTGGACCCTAGTAACCCGGCCCCTCCTTCAGTCTGTTTTCAATTCAGTCAGCTCCTTGGCCCAGACTTATGACCTTTGCAGTGTGAAGCAGCATCATCCATCACCCAGGTGGctgctggcaggggtggggggcgttGGGGGCTCACACAGGGTCGctgtccctcctgcctccctctcctgaGACCTGCTCTCTTCCCCAGGGTCCACGGGCGGGGCAAGTAGTGGGGGGAGGGTGTGACCAAGAGGCTCAATTGCTATAACTGGGCCTTGCGTCCCCACCCCTGGCACCCCAGCACCCGTCCTTCGAACTCGGCACAGTCAGCCTCCCCgctcctcccgccctccctctcTCGGGCCTTTTGCTTAATTTCCTATTAACTGCTGATAAATCCAATTAAACCGCCGCTCTAATTAGGGACAGCTGCCGGCTCCgggaggcgggggaggagggTGCCCCCCGAGTGTAGGGGGAGAGAAcagcagctctctctgcttctcgGTACCCCTACACCAGCACTGCCGCCCAATGAGCCAGTAAATTGGTTTTGCTTCAGCATTATGTGTGTGGGGCGCTCTCGAGGATCTTGGGGGGCTCTGGTTGTGAGTCCCTTTGATCGCTTGATGAAGAGTTGCGACCCAAGCCCTATCCGTCCCTGCCCCCCGCTTTGGTGGTAGGTGGATCCTGAGGAGGGATGGGGCAAAGGTTTGATTTGTGTGCGGTGGTGGAGGGGGGCCTGCGATCTGCTATTCCAGCCCAAGCGTGATTCGAGGGGGCTGCCTGAGCTTCCCTTTATGACCCCGCCGCCGCCCCAAGGCGTCCGGGACAGTCAAGGGCAAAGGGAACAGAAAACCGAACCAGGTTCTGAGGCGAGTCTTCTCGTGTGCTTCCCTACCCCCAACACACCTCAGCCTTCTGGAAGGAAGGGGGGCGCTCCCGTCCCGGGccctcctcttccccagcccAGCTGAGACTCTGCCCTTCCCCCGCCAGCAGCAGATGGTGCCCGGGCTCCCGCTGCCAACCTTGCTAGGCGGTGCCAACCTCAGGCCTGGCTGACAACCGGCAGAAGAGAAGAGGATCTCTTGACTGGCCAGGCTGACCCTCCCCCACCCGCCATCTCGCTCAAGACCCTCAGCCAGCCCCATTCCAGCGGCCACCCCAGGCTGCCGCTCACTGGTCCGCTCCCAGGTCCCTAAACTCCTCGTCTCCTTCAGCTCCCTTTCCTACACCTTCCCGCTCCCCACCACCTGCCACCGCGACCTGGGCTGGTACATTTGCATATTTGCATATGCAAATGATATATTTGCATACGGAACACAGCAGTGGGGGCCTCCGCTTGAGCTGCTTAGCTGTCTGCCCCGCGCCCTCTCACTTGGTACCTGTCGCAAAGGGCTGGGGCGGGGGCCGCGCGGGAGGGGTTAGGCGCCCCCCCCAGTCTCGCTCGCTCAGTTCCCGGAGGACTTGAGGAAGTGTTGCCATGGAGACGGCACgcaccccacccccttccaggACCAGGGTCTCGGGCTTGGTGTCTCCggttctctcctctcccccccgcccccccccccccacccccgtccctcgCACTTCAACCGAGATCTTGTATCGCCCCCTGGCGGCCTAGCTCGGAACTGAGCCAGGTTCGGAAACGCAAGGGGCTGCCCACGGCGAAATCACTAAGAGCTAGTGGGGCCTACCCTGCTACCCGATCCTGCTCCCAGCAGCAGGGGCTCGGGGGTCGTGACCCCAGTCCAGCTCCCCTTTCTTCATTGACAACAGAGGCCTTCCCTGGCGGACGCATCTGTCTCCCCACCTCGCACCAGCCTCGGCCCAGGTGGGTCTCGGGTTACCCGATGGTAGTGAGGGGAGAGCTGGGGAAGATTCGCCACCCCTTCCTAGgcactctcctccctctcccctcggcCCCCAGTTAAACAGCAAACTTTTCTAACTTTTGTCAAAACTTTAATAAATTCGCAACATTCGATGGTTCGCCTCAATCGTCACTCCCGTCTCCCTAGTGGAGACGCGTTCTTTTTCCGGATCTCAAAGGTTGGACCTGAGGGGTTGCGAGTGAGGCTGCTCCCGGCACCAAGTATCCGACGCCCTCggcgggggagggggacgggaaccAGTCCCTTCCCGGAAGCACCGTCACGTTCCGGCGGGCCTTCCCATCTCCCCCACCCAGCAGTATAGTTGCTTTCGCCCCTTTTCTCCCCAACCTCCACTGGGCCTGCCCAGAATGGGGTTTGGTTATCTCCCGCCAGCAGGCGTCTTCACGCCTAAATCTCCTCCAGGAAGTCGGTGGGAAACAGCCCCACCTTGCGGCCGGTGTAGACCTTGACGTAGCCACCGGCTTCATCTCCTTTCTGCACCACAATCTAAAGGATTAAGGGACGAGGGAGGAGAGGAGTCAAGAGAAAACCGTAGAAGAGCTGAGCAGGGGAGTCCAGAGTTATGGAGGCCCAATCTAGTCCCATTAATGGGTTAAGATCTGCAAGGAGTGTAGTTTGCAGAGAAGCCTCTGGGCCTGGGGTTGAGTTGGGGCACCAGAGCTACCTGGTCCTTCTTGAGAGTGATCTGCCCTATCTCGCGGTTCCCCACGAAGGATCTCGTTACGCGGTGCACACGCTCTCCAGACCGGACCCGAATGATGAAGTTTGGAGGGAAAAATCCGACCTTCTCCCCTATTTTCCCCTAAAGGAGATGGTAGGGGGAATTAATCTCACAATCTCTGGTTCTAAACTCAACCCATGTCCCACCCGAGTCTCAGACATTTCTCTTACCCGCCACCACTCCTCACTGGAGTCATCAATGACTGTGATCTTCTCTCCAGgcctgggagaggaaggaaggggcctCTGAGATTTAGGGGCCTTACACATTCAGTCCCTTGGCTGTGCCCAGGTCCAGCCCCAAATAGGCTCCATGCCTGAGTCCCCCCTTTTCCTTTCCCATAGGGAGCTGGGCTCTCCCCTCTCCACTCCCAGTACACCGCCACCCCAATCCTAAGGCCTCTCACGGGAAATCCAGATCGTCCTTCTCCAGGGCTTTGAATCGATAGAGAGCCACAAAGTAATGAGACTGCTGGAAGCCAGGCTGCTTGTGCTGGGGGTGAAAGGGGGTGATGAGTCTCAGGGCACCTCTGTCCCAGACTGAggggcaggaggccaaggcaggggTATTTTCTAGACACACTACATTCCACCTCTTTCATGTCCCTGAACTAAGAGGAATGTGTtggctgtgtgtatgtgtgaggtgGTAGAGAAGACAGGTTAATGATTGGAACCCATGAAATAAGTGTGAGCTTCTGCTGAGGCCGTGAGTGGCGTGAGTGGTGTCAGACCTGGGttggggagaggactggggtcccTGTAGGGAGAAAATATTCTCACTTTGTCATCAGGTGTCTTCTTTTCAGCTTTCTTATCCCCATCAGGGTTTCCTGGAATGGGAAACACCGACAaattgtctctggcttctggagtGTAGCCCTCAATCCCTTACCTTACTGTTCCAGGGCCTCTTACCTCCAAACCTGGCATGCTCTttggccctccatctcctgtgCCACAGCTGAGCCCTGACCCTCCTCCATCTCTATGGATGGAGGTGGGTGTTACTCACCATTCTGGGGTTTGCCTTCCTGTGGTCTGGCAGACTCTGGCTCCTCTTCCATCATGGCTGCTAGAGACTGGAGAGGGCACTAGAGTTAGGAAGATGCTGTCTTGGAAACCCATGCTTGCCCTGGCTCTCAAGTCAGACCAGAGAACTAGAGAATAGGATCTCAGTGTTGGAAGGAGCCTTGGAAGAAGTATCTAGTCAACCACCTGCCTAATGCAGGGACTTCCTCTGAAATAACATGGCAGGTGACCACCCACATTGTGCTTGAATGTAGTTGACAGGAAGCTCACTACCTTGCAAAATCCATGTCCTTTACTATAATGTCTGCCCTTAAAAATACTACAGTGTGTAAGAGAAAAATTACAATTTTTAGCACAATTTTTAGAATTCCCTTAAAAGAACAGAACCCGAGTGGGCCTTTCTGGAAGCAGTCAGATCACACTGATAGTGCCTTATAAGTCATAGTTCACTCCAAGAAATCCCTAATTTGCCCCCAACTTCCATATCAACTACTTTGAGGCCAGATctctagttctgtttttgtgcagttggttttctttttttgatccaAGAACAGTTAGGTATTTTTCCTTACACAATTTTGAATGATTAGTTCTTGGTCTTTCTTCTAGTCTGAATACATTATTCAGGGTATGAGTTTTCCCTCCTAGGTTTCCCACAAACTTAATGGGATATATCATTTATATCTTCATTTGTATCAGAGAGAAAAATGTCCATAGGTGAGGACTAAGGACTAAATCATGTCATAAAGCATCAGAAATCTCCCTCTAGTTGGAAACTCCCTATAGGACCAGAATCCTTTGGGTGCTGTCATTCAACTAATTTTAGGAATCCATCTAACTGTAACCATTATCCACATTagttagtccatccttgttgtcCAGAAAGATATAAGGATATGCTAACAAATTCCTTGCTGAACTGAATACGTCTATTGTATTACCAATCTAGTAACCTAttacaaaaggaaatgaaggtGCTCTTGGCCACaagctttgtgcctcagtttcctcatctataggaTAAATGGGTCAGACCAGATTATCTTCATGGACCCTTGGGGGGGCTCTAGAATTCTCTGATTAGTTGGCATGACAAGCTCTCCTCTCCAAATCCAAAAGCATAGCTTTTCCTCTGTTGCCTGGCAATGCCAGGGCCCTGGGGCCTAGCCTTTAGTTAGTTATGGTGGTTTATCTGACAATTTCAGAAGGGAGCTCCTGGAGTAAACACATGCTATGGTAGGAATTGTTAAACTGaggccttttaaaattgcatgcaAAAATTTGTCTGTTGGGTTATGTGCAATTTTAGGGGAAGAGGATCCCTACTTCTGTCAGCTTTCCAGAGAGGAGACAGGACCTGCTCCATGGGGTCTCTGGAAGGCCTCAGTAGGAAAATTGGGTGCTCACATTTTTTTTATCTGCCTGTCCCTTCTTCCGTTCCTTGTTTGCCATGATCACCCCAGTGCGAAGGGTTTCAAACACAGGGTCATTGCGATTGGCAGCAGCTAGTTGGAATGGGAGAAGAAAGGAGACATTACTGGGGAGGCAGAAAAAGGCTTGGAGGAAAGAGAGACCTCCTAAGTAAGGGAGAGATGGGACTGAGTAGGTGCGTGTGTGTttagaattaggaa
It encodes the following:
- the STAC3 gene encoding SH3 and cysteine-rich domain-containing protein 3 isoform X2 translates to MANKERKKGQADKKNSLAAMMEEEPESARPQEGKPQNGNPDGDKKAEKKTPDDKHKQPGFQQSHYFVALYRFKALEKDDLDFPPGEKITVIDDSSEEWWRGKIGEKVGFFPPNFIIRVRSGERVHRVTRSFVGNREIGQITLKKDQIVVQKGDEAGGYVKVYTGRKVGLFPTDFLEEI
- the STAC3 gene encoding SH3 and cysteine-rich domain-containing protein 3 isoform X1 encodes the protein MTEKEVLDSSCFPAETRQSGLQRLKQLFRKESTGTKEMELPPEPQANGEEVGAGGGPIYYIYEEEEEEEEEEPPPEPPKLVNDKPHKFKDHFFKKPKFCDVCARMIVLNNKFGLRCKNCKTNIHEHCQSYVEMQRCFGKIPPGFRRAYSSPLYSNQQYACVKDLSAANRNDPVFETLRTGVIMANKERKKGQADKKNSLAAMMEEEPESARPQEGKPQNGNPDGDKKAEKKTPDDKHKQPGFQQSHYFVALYRFKALEKDDLDFPPGEKITVIDDSSEEWWRGKIGEKVGFFPPNFIIRVRSGERVHRVTRSFVGNREIGQITLKKDQIVVQKGDEAGGYVKVYTGRKVGLFPTDFLEEI